One stretch of Desulfobacteraceae bacterium DNA includes these proteins:
- a CDS encoding universal stress protein, with amino-acid sequence MDIRLFHIFRNTPLGRETLLQSLYFCQKVGTSLLIYIPQHTKFLMYFENDVVQVDLDSSYLTAPHNARRHAEELAESCGMVPSFFTPKHFTASTLPDIPTRFEFMCCPRSISDLHSKIGLGYIGPRVRRIVKSARFPVLMTSGAHKEWRRITVFFGGSANAVKALRLGLRIGQKTGYPLDLFTQVEKGDEKDYRAVVASAGLEAAVAEGVHRWRFFKEGSFEENLYEVPHDALLIVGAFGHGVIRDVIFGNMMEKIQSIMPNNFLIAGPHCTAGS; translated from the coding sequence ATGGACATCCGCCTGTTTCACATTTTCAGGAACACGCCGCTGGGACGCGAAACGCTGCTGCAATCACTCTACTTCTGCCAAAAGGTGGGCACCTCGCTCTTGATCTACATTCCGCAGCACACCAAGTTTTTGATGTACTTCGAAAACGACGTGGTTCAGGTGGACCTCGACAGCTCGTACCTGACCGCGCCCCACAACGCCCGCCGGCATGCAGAGGAACTGGCCGAAAGTTGCGGCATGGTCCCATCCTTTTTCACGCCCAAGCATTTCACCGCCTCCACCCTGCCGGATATTCCCACCCGCTTCGAGTTCATGTGCTGTCCCCGCAGCATCAGCGACCTGCATTCCAAGATCGGCCTGGGCTACATCGGCCCGCGGGTGCGCCGAATCGTCAAGTCCGCCCGTTTCCCGGTCCTCATGACCAGCGGCGCCCACAAGGAGTGGCGGCGGATTACGGTCTTCTTCGGCGGCTCGGCCAACGCCGTCAAAGCCCTGCGGCTGGGTCTGCGGATCGGCCAAAAAACCGGGTACCCGCTGGATCTGTTTACCCAGGTGGAAAAGGGGGATGAGAAAGATTACCGCGCCGTCGTCGCCTCGGCCGGACTGGAAGCCGCCGTGGCCGAAGGGGTTCACCGCTGGCGGTTTTTCAAGGAGGGCAGTTTCGAGGAAAACCTCTACGAGGTGCCCCATGACGCCTTGCTGATCGTGGGCGCCTTCGGCCACGGGGTAATCCGGGATGTGATTTTCGGCAACATGATGGAAAAAATCCAGTCCATCATGCCCAACAATTTCCTCATCGCCGGCCCCCACTGCACCGCCGGCAGCTGA
- a CDS encoding YkgJ family cysteine cluster protein gives MSETPVAPETLFTCRQCGECCKGFGGTYVSENDIQAIARYLKASPERLIACYCQPSGSRWVLGQGPNGYCVFWREALCAIHPVKPRMCRQWPFIRGVMRHPENWFAMAASCPGMRTDFSPQQIAACVARVLAAASGKRGV, from the coding sequence GTGTCTGAGACGCCCGTAGCGCCCGAGACCCTTTTCACCTGCCGCCAGTGCGGCGAGTGCTGCAAGGGCTTTGGCGGCACCTATGTTTCAGAAAACGACATCCAGGCCATCGCCCGCTACCTCAAGGCTTCCCCGGAGCGCTTGATCGCCTGCTACTGCCAGCCGTCGGGTTCGCGCTGGGTGTTGGGGCAGGGGCCAAACGGCTACTGCGTTTTCTGGCGCGAGGCGCTGTGCGCGATTCACCCGGTGAAACCGCGCATGTGCCGCCAGTGGCCGTTTATCCGGGGCGTCATGCGCCACCCGGAGAACTGGTTTGCCATGGCGGCCTCCTGCCCGGGGATGCGCACCGATTTCAGCCCGCAGCAGATCGCCGCCTGCGTCGCGAGGGTTTTGGCGGCGGCCTCCGGGAAGCGCGGCGTTTAG
- a CDS encoding aspartate/glutamate racemase family protein produces MIGILDSGVGGLGLVRALAAGLPGVPLLFWGDTARSPYGDKSPETVGRFAAEGLHYLLDQGARVIVIASSTIASCLPGEVRERTPVPVWDPLEPAARRALACSRRGAIGVVASPATVATGSYPARLKALSAGIRVHVRACPLLTSLICAGWLKKPETLRIAKKCLHPLKVRQVDTLILGSAFLPLLQPVIGHKLGRSVVLLDAAAILAETVVEAFKSEVVAGAAAVLPRLMVTDHNPQVVNTARLLLRGEPRLQPLPR; encoded by the coding sequence ATGATCGGAATACTGGATTCGGGGGTCGGCGGGCTGGGCCTGGTGCGGGCGCTGGCGGCGGGGCTTCCCGGGGTGCCCCTCCTTTTTTGGGGGGACACCGCACGCAGCCCATACGGCGACAAGAGTCCGGAAACGGTTGGCCGGTTTGCCGCCGAGGGCCTGCACTACCTGCTGGACCAGGGCGCCCGCGTCATTGTGATCGCCTCCAGCACCATCGCCAGCTGTCTGCCCGGCGAGGTGCGCGAGCGCACCCCGGTTCCCGTCTGGGACCCACTGGAGCCGGCCGCCCGGCGGGCCCTGGCATGCTCCCGACGGGGGGCCATCGGGGTGGTGGCGTCGCCGGCAACCGTGGCGACCGGGAGTTATCCGGCGCGCTTGAAAGCCCTCTCGGCCGGGATCCGGGTGCACGTCCGGGCCTGCCCGCTGCTGACCAGCCTGATCTGCGCCGGCTGGCTGAAAAAACCGGAGACGCTGCGGATTGCCAAGAAGTGCCTTCACCCGCTGAAGGTCCGCCAGGTGGACACCCTGATTTTGGGAAGCGCTTTCCTGCCGCTGCTGCAACCGGTCATCGGGCACAAGCTCGGTCGCTCTGTGGTTCTGCTGGATGCCGCGGCAATCCTGGCCGAAACGGTGGTTGAGGCCTTCAAATCGGAAGTCGTTGCAGGCGCCGCAGCGGTTTTGCCGCGCCTGATGGTGACCGACCACAACCCCCAGGTGGTAAACACCGCCAGGCTTTTACTCCGCGGCGAGCCCCGCTTGCAACCGCTGCCCCGCTAG
- the recR gene encoding recombination mediator RecR has translation MNHYPAAILALIQNFARLPGIGEKTAERLALHVLRAPRGEALALARSIQEIKERISLCRRCFALSDGELCRICSNPARDSRQVCVVEQQADMVSIEKSGAFTGVYHILQGVLSPLDGVGPDEIRIGELVARVGGGQVDEVILATSISIEGEATADYIAQRLAGCAVKLTRIASGVPVGGDLKYVDQVTLKRAMEGRHRV, from the coding sequence ATGAACCACTATCCCGCCGCCATCCTGGCCCTTATCCAGAATTTCGCCCGTCTTCCGGGGATCGGCGAAAAAACTGCCGAGCGGCTGGCCCTTCACGTTTTGCGCGCGCCCCGCGGCGAGGCCCTCGCCCTGGCCCGCAGCATCCAGGAAATCAAGGAGCGCATCAGCCTCTGCCGCCGGTGCTTCGCCCTCAGCGACGGGGAACTCTGCCGCATCTGCAGCAATCCGGCCCGCGACAGCCGGCAGGTCTGCGTGGTGGAGCAGCAGGCGGACATGGTCTCGATTGAAAAGTCCGGGGCGTTTACGGGCGTCTACCATATCCTCCAGGGGGTCCTCTCCCCCCTGGACGGCGTCGGGCCGGACGAAATTCGGATCGGGGAACTGGTAGCGCGGGTTGGCGGCGGGCAGGTCGACGAGGTCATCCTGGCGACCAGTATCAGCATCGAAGGCGAGGCCACGGCCGATTATATCGCCCAGCGCCTGGCGGGGTGCGCCGTCAAGCTGACCCGGATAGCTTCGGGGGTGCCCGTCGGCGGCGACCTCAAGTACGTGGATCAGGTAACCCTCAAGCGGGCCATGGAGGGCCGTCACCGTGTCTGA
- a CDS encoding glycosyltransferase family 9 protein, translating into MSPQSGQAVAADGLLILHPGALGDVVATFPALLELHRRFRPLSLLCQGHIAALASRLGVIDAPLALESSVFGALFGAPPHPRLPDLLGSCGRALVFSACPQLAENLRRCLPATALHPVTPRPPLDRRTHVLQHLYDQLVACGLLAPAARPAPALLVSATPQPPPPGAPILLHPGAGSLRKRWPLASFLTVAAGLEARGLRPAFLLGPAEADLAERLQHAVPPNRRLHRVADLFQLQQLLGAAGGLIGNDSGISHLGAFLGLPTVAVFGPSDTARWAPSGPAVTALRSAPDCPRCFETAAENCQEAVCLSGTRPETVLKAFLPLYHQGFDKK; encoded by the coding sequence GTGTCGCCACAAAGCGGTCAAGCGGTCGCAGCCGATGGCCTGCTGATCCTGCACCCCGGTGCGCTGGGGGATGTGGTCGCCACCTTTCCCGCCCTGCTTGAGCTGCACCGACGGTTTCGGCCGCTGTCGCTCCTGTGCCAAGGCCATATCGCCGCCCTGGCGTCCCGCCTGGGGGTGATCGATGCGCCCCTGGCGCTGGAGTCGTCCGTTTTCGGCGCCCTCTTCGGTGCGCCGCCACATCCCCGCCTGCCGGATCTGCTGGGTTCCTGCGGCCGGGCGCTTGTTTTCTCGGCCTGCCCGCAGCTGGCCGAAAACCTGCGGCGCTGCCTGCCCGCAACGGCCCTGCACCCGGTGACACCCCGGCCGCCGCTGGACCGCAGAACCCATGTGCTGCAGCATCTCTATGACCAACTGGTGGCCTGCGGTCTGCTGGCGCCGGCTGCCCGCCCGGCCCCGGCGCTCCTCGTGTCCGCAACCCCCCAGCCCCCACCCCCCGGGGCCCCCATTCTGCTGCACCCGGGTGCCGGCAGCCTGCGCAAACGCTGGCCGCTGGCATCTTTCCTGACGGTTGCGGCCGGCCTCGAAGCCCGGGGCTTGCGGCCGGCCTTTCTACTCGGACCGGCGGAAGCGGACCTTGCCGAGCGGCTGCAGCACGCAGTGCCCCCCAACCGCCGGCTCCACCGCGTGGCGGACCTTTTCCAGCTGCAGCAGCTGCTGGGGGCGGCCGGCGGGCTGATCGGAAACGATTCGGGAATCAGCCATCTCGGCGCCTTTCTGGGCCTTCCCACGGTGGCCGTCTTCGGACCCTCGGACACCGCCCGTTGGGCCCCCAGCGGACCGGCCGTGACTGCCCTGCGGTCCGCGCCCGACTGCCCGCGGTGTTTCGAAACCGCCGCTGAAAACTGCCAGGAGGCCGTCTGCCTGAGCGGCACCCGCCCGGAGACGGTCCTGAAAGCCTTTCTGCCGCTTTACCACCAGGGATTTGACAAAAAATGA
- a CDS encoding YbaB/EbfC family nucleoid-associated protein has protein sequence MKNIGNMMKQAQKLQAKMLKMQEELAEKTVEATAGGGMVRVVANGRQQIVSILLEKEVVDPEDVEMLQDLVLAAVNDALAKSQEMISAEMGKLTGGMKIPGLV, from the coding sequence ATGAAGAATATAGGCAACATGATGAAGCAGGCCCAGAAGCTTCAGGCCAAGATGCTCAAGATGCAGGAGGAGTTGGCGGAAAAAACCGTCGAGGCCACCGCCGGCGGCGGGATGGTCAGGGTGGTCGCCAACGGGCGACAGCAGATCGTCTCGATTTTGCTTGAGAAAGAGGTCGTCGACCCCGAGGACGTCGAAATGCTGCAGGATCTGGTCCTGGCCGCGGTCAATGACGCCCTGGCCAAATCCCAGGAGATGATCTCCGCGGAAATGGGCAAACTCACCGGGGGGATGAAGATCCCGGGACTGGTGTGA
- a CDS encoding chloride channel protein → MRFWKSWRYPAHWPVPRLDDRLLLILAGAVVGTSSGLAAVALNRSLLWMLKSLMAYRHFWWSFLMPAAGAALSSLFLEKIVKEGAGHGVPEVIYSVSRRGGLLRFRSSYSRLVSSFLTIGSGGSAGPEAPVVMSGAAIGSSIARLFRLNERQRVTLVGCGAAGAISSIFNAPIAGLVFTVEVVLGEWTALNIVPIAIASVAGAQISRILQGNQIAFAHRQFPVDLLDSLATVGLAAFTAAASILLTWALRRSHGVSTRLPLPLWLRAACGGAVVGLIGFFFPVVIGEGYHWIREMIEGAFVSGFGLALLFVLAKITATAFTLGWGGSGGIFAPCLVIGSLVGLTYHRLLQILWPAADWINEGCFALLGMAGLISGMLQAPLTGIFLITEITGGYGVILPLIIVSTLSTTICHYLEPASFYLKELVERGQLLRPGTDGRVLTDLSVAELLEKDCIAVAPDMLLGDFIEILQKSRRNYFPVEDPATGTFLGMVHLDDIRPYLFNAGLYHAVLLGQIMKTGIETVHPDDDLPEILERMDANRLYSMPVVANERFLGMISKATLLDRYRKELKVQTTLQ, encoded by the coding sequence ATGGCCTACCGCCATTTCTGGTGGTCGTTTCTAATGCCCGCTGCGGGGGCTGCACTCTCCTCGCTGTTTTTGGAAAAAATCGTCAAGGAAGGCGCCGGCCACGGGGTCCCCGAAGTCATCTACAGCGTGTCCCGGCGCGGCGGTCTGCTGCGCTTCCGCTCCAGCTACTCGCGACTGGTCTCGAGTTTTCTGACCATCGGCAGCGGCGGCTCGGCCGGGCCCGAAGCCCCGGTGGTGATGAGCGGTGCTGCCATCGGTTCCTCCATTGCCCGTCTTTTCAGATTAAACGAACGCCAGCGAGTCACCTTAGTGGGCTGCGGCGCCGCGGGGGCGATCTCCTCGATCTTCAATGCTCCGATTGCCGGTCTGGTGTTCACCGTGGAGGTGGTTTTGGGGGAGTGGACGGCCCTCAATATCGTGCCGATTGCCATCGCATCGGTGGCCGGGGCCCAAATCAGCCGAATTCTGCAGGGCAACCAGATCGCCTTCGCCCACCGCCAGTTTCCGGTGGATCTGCTCGACAGCCTGGCGACCGTCGGCCTGGCCGCTTTCACCGCCGCGGCGTCGATTCTGCTCACCTGGGCGCTGCGACGCTCCCACGGCGTCTCCACCCGCCTGCCGCTTCCACTGTGGCTGCGGGCGGCCTGCGGCGGGGCGGTGGTGGGTTTGATCGGCTTTTTTTTCCCGGTGGTCATCGGCGAAGGGTACCACTGGATCCGGGAAATGATCGAGGGGGCTTTCGTTTCGGGCTTCGGTCTTGCGCTGCTGTTCGTTCTCGCCAAAATTACGGCCACCGCCTTCACCCTGGGCTGGGGGGGATCCGGCGGGATTTTCGCTCCGTGCCTGGTAATCGGCAGCCTGGTGGGCTTGACCTACCACCGCCTGCTGCAGATCCTTTGGCCCGCCGCCGACTGGATCAACGAGGGCTGCTTTGCACTGCTGGGCATGGCTGGTCTGATCAGCGGCATGCTGCAGGCGCCCTTGACCGGCATCTTCCTGATCACCGAAATCACCGGCGGCTACGGGGTGATCCTGCCGCTGATCATCGTATCAACGCTTTCCACCACCATCTGCCACTACCTGGAACCAGCGTCCTTTTACCTCAAGGAATTGGTGGAACGCGGCCAACTGCTGCGTCCCGGAACGGACGGCCGGGTGCTGACCGATCTGAGCGTCGCGGAGCTGCTCGAAAAGGACTGCATCGCGGTCGCGCCCGACATGCTGCTGGGCGATTTTATCGAGATCTTGCAGAAATCCCGCCGCAACTATTTTCCGGTGGAGGATCCGGCCACAGGGACCTTTCTGGGGATGGTACACCTGGACGATATCCGGCCCTATCTCTTCAACGCCGGACTTTACCATGCCGTGCTGCTGGGCCAAATCATGAAAACCGGAATCGAGACGGTTCACCCGGACGATGATCTGCCCGAGATTCTCGAGCGTATGGACGCCAACCGCCTCTACAGCATGCCGGTGGTGGCCAACGAGCGTTTTTTGGGCATGATTTCCAAAGCCACCCTGCTGGATCGCTATCGCAAGGAACTCAAAGTCCAGACCACCCTGCAGTGA